The DNA segment TACGGCGCGGGTCCATCCATAATTGATAGCAAGGCCATCTTTCACTTTAGAACCATGCGGTTCTAAATGTTATCCGGCATTAGCCCCGGTTTCCCGGAGTTATTCCAGTCTTATGGGTAGGTTACCCACGTGATACTCACCCGTCCGCCGCTAACGTCAAAGGAGCAAGCTCCTTATCTGTTCGCTCGACTTGCATGTATTAGGCACGCCGCCAGCGTTCATCCTGAGCCAGGATCAAACTCTCCATAAAAATTTATGATGTTTGATTAGCTCATAATACTAAATGTGTTTCTTCAACACTTGTTAACAACTTTAAGTTGTAGTGTTTGGAATTAACGTTGACATATTGTCATTCAGTTTTCAATGTTCATTAAATATTATTTAAAATGGAGCGGGTGATGGGAATCGAACCCACAACATCAGCTTGGAAGGCTGAGGTTTTGCCATTAAACTACACCCGCATTATAAATTTGAATTGCTATTTGATGCGGCCGAGAGGATTTGAACCTCCACGGGATTACTCCCACTAGGCCCTCAACCTAGCGCGTCTGCCATTCCGCCACGACCGCTTGGCAAAACGGTTTATTTCCGATTACTGTATTTAACATTGTAAATTATTTGTAATGCAATGTCAATAATAAATTAAGATTTAATTAATAAATTTAATACTGCGTTAATCGAAGTTCATATTATTTTCGCAACGTTTTATATACTATAATATATTCAATCCAACGTCAATAGAAATTCACTAAAAAATTTGATTTTCTTTAAATTTCCTGTATTTAGCAGCAATTTTAACTTTTTAACTTTAATATTATTAACATTTTCGACTATCCATTATTAATATATCTAAAATCCCAAGAAATTCTACACATAAAATTACCGCAATTTGTTCTGCGATTTAAAGAACAAATTACGGTTACCTAATAATATTAATTAATGAACTATTTTATATTGAATTCTTTGAGTCTTCCTCCACATTTACCACATACCATTTTTTTAACATTCACTTTGCGTATTCTATATGCTTTCGTACCACATTGAAGACATTGATACATATAATTTACACGATCTTCGTATTTTTCAGTAGGTGTACAATACCTAGGTGCACCCACTTGTTTACTTAATTTTTTAAAGTCTTGATCTCGATGTTGGTACCCTTTGTTTTGTAAATGAAGATGATAATGGCATAGCTCATGTAATACAACTTGAACAATGGCATCTTTTCCAAAATGTTCATACTGTTTATAGTTAATCTCAATGTTATGACTTTTTAAAAGATAGCGTCCCCCAGTAGTTCGCAAGCGTTTATTAAAATATGCTTGATGTTTAAAAGGCAGGCTAAAGTAATCTTTCGACAATGTTTCAGTCATCTGTTGCAAGTCTTCATTATTCATTTGGATCAATCATTGTGAGTGAAACTTTGC comes from the Staphylococcus hsinchuensis genome and includes:
- a CDS encoding SprT family protein — translated: MNNEDLQQMTETLSKDYFSLPFKHQAYFNKRLRTTGGRYLLKSHNIEINYKQYEHFGKDAIVQVVLHELCHYHLHLQNKGYQHRDQDFKKLSKQVGAPRYCTPTEKYEDRVNYMYQCLQCGTKAYRIRKVNVKKMVCGKCGGRLKEFNIK